Proteins encoded in a region of the Onychostoma macrolepis isolate SWU-2019 chromosome 20, ASM1243209v1, whole genome shotgun sequence genome:
- the rnaseh1 gene encoding ribonuclease H1 isoform X1 yields the protein MLRLPGLFNVVRRAFCDAAEEMGKKGNFFYAVRKGFRPGVYQTWEECKHQVDKFPSASFKKFASEQDAWAFVRSQSAAAASSSFERPKGNLKGCDYEVLPSRNVPDASMAVPLGSKRTYQDSHDDDDEGLSCPKRVKFTEVPQPKTAAASSDGFTYMGDAVVVYTDGCCTANGRKGARAGIGVYWGRDHPLNVADRLPGRQTNQRAELQAACKALEQARENNLKKVVLYTDSKFTINGVTSWVKTWKSNGWRLKGGGAIVNKDDFQKLDELNAKLEVVWMHIPGHAGYTGNEEADRLSREGAAKPLCQYHSTWLRHPPGGLLFARARPARREGLDKVSSSTAALCSFHSRSLSLHPPYLSDSTPA from the exons ATGTTGAGACTGCCTGGTTTATTTAATGTTGTACGCAGGGCTTTCTGTGACGCCGCAGAAGAGATGGGCAAGAAAGGAAACTTTTTCTACGCTGTGAGGAAAGGATTTAGACCAGGAGTATACCAAACATG GGAGGAATGTAAACATCAGGTGGATAAGTTTCCCTCTGCGAGTTTTAAGAAGTTCGCTTCTGAACAGGATGCTTGGGCCTTTGTGAGGAGCCagtcagcagcagcagcatcatcATCTTTTGAGAGACCAAAGGGTAATTTAAAAG GATGTGACTATGAGGTCCTGCCTTCTAGAAATGTGCCTGATGCCTCAATGGCTGTTCCCCTTGGAAGTAAAAGGACATATCAGGATTcgcatgatgatgatgatgagggacTGTCCTGTCCAAAACGAGTGAAATTCACTGAGGTCCCACAGCCAAAGACAGCTGCAGCCAGTAGTGATGGATTTACATATATGG GTGATGCTGTAGTAGTATACACTGATGGCTGCTGCACAGCCAATGGGAGAAAAGGAGCGCGGGCAGGAATTGGTGTATATTGGGGTCGTGATCATCCACT TAATGTGGCTGATAGGCTTCCAGGAAGACAGACCAATCAAAGAGCAGAACTGCAG GCTGCTTGCAAGGCACTTGAGCAAGCcagagaaaataatttaaaaaaggttGTGCTATACACGGACAGCAAGTTCACCATTAATG GCGTTACAAGTTGGGTTAAGACTTGGAAGTCTAATGGCTGGAGGCTTAAAGGTGGTGGGGCCATAGTCAACAAGGACGACTTCCAAAAGCTGGATGAATTAAATGCAAAACTTGAGGTCGTATGG ATGCACATTCCAGGTCATGCTGGCTATACAGGCAAtgaggaagcagacagactgtcCAGGGAGGGAGCAGCAAAGCCCCTGT GCCAGTATCATTCTACATGGTTGAGACACCCACCTGGTGGTCTGCTGTTTGCAAGGGCAAGGCCTGCCCGCAGAGAGGGGCTTGACAAGGTGAGCTCCAGCACTGCGGCACTCTGCAGCTTTCATTCTCGTT
- the rnaseh1 gene encoding ribonuclease H1 isoform X3, which yields MLRLPGLFNVVRRAFCDAAEEMGKKGNFFYAVRKGFRPGVYQTWEECKHQVDKFPSASFKKFASEQDAWAFVRSQSAAAASSSFERPKGNLKGCDYEVLPSRNVPDASMAVPLGSKRTYQDSHDDDDEGLSCPKRVKFTEVPQPKTAAASSDGFTYMGDAVVVYTDGCCTANGRKGARAGIGVYWGRDHPLNVADRLPGRQTNQRAELQAACKALEQARENNLKKVVLYTDSKFTINGVTSWVKTWKSNGWRLKGGGAIVNKDDFQKLDELNAKLEVVWMHIPGHAGYTGNEEADRLSREGAAKPLCQYHSTWLRHPPGGLLFARARPARREGLDKQSAVLSNASSALLQAAPSQTSALS from the exons ATGTTGAGACTGCCTGGTTTATTTAATGTTGTACGCAGGGCTTTCTGTGACGCCGCAGAAGAGATGGGCAAGAAAGGAAACTTTTTCTACGCTGTGAGGAAAGGATTTAGACCAGGAGTATACCAAACATG GGAGGAATGTAAACATCAGGTGGATAAGTTTCCCTCTGCGAGTTTTAAGAAGTTCGCTTCTGAACAGGATGCTTGGGCCTTTGTGAGGAGCCagtcagcagcagcagcatcatcATCTTTTGAGAGACCAAAGGGTAATTTAAAAG GATGTGACTATGAGGTCCTGCCTTCTAGAAATGTGCCTGATGCCTCAATGGCTGTTCCCCTTGGAAGTAAAAGGACATATCAGGATTcgcatgatgatgatgatgagggacTGTCCTGTCCAAAACGAGTGAAATTCACTGAGGTCCCACAGCCAAAGACAGCTGCAGCCAGTAGTGATGGATTTACATATATGG GTGATGCTGTAGTAGTATACACTGATGGCTGCTGCACAGCCAATGGGAGAAAAGGAGCGCGGGCAGGAATTGGTGTATATTGGGGTCGTGATCATCCACT TAATGTGGCTGATAGGCTTCCAGGAAGACAGACCAATCAAAGAGCAGAACTGCAG GCTGCTTGCAAGGCACTTGAGCAAGCcagagaaaataatttaaaaaaggttGTGCTATACACGGACAGCAAGTTCACCATTAATG GCGTTACAAGTTGGGTTAAGACTTGGAAGTCTAATGGCTGGAGGCTTAAAGGTGGTGGGGCCATAGTCAACAAGGACGACTTCCAAAAGCTGGATGAATTAAATGCAAAACTTGAGGTCGTATGG ATGCACATTCCAGGTCATGCTGGCTATACAGGCAAtgaggaagcagacagactgtcCAGGGAGGGAGCAGCAAAGCCCCTGT GCCAGTATCATTCTACATGGTTGAGACACCCACCTGGTGGTCTGCTGTTTGCAAGGGCAAGGCCTGCCCGCAGAGAGGGGCTTGACAAG
- the rnaseh1 gene encoding ribonuclease H1 isoform X8 — translation MLRLPGLFNVVRRAFCDAAEEMGKKGNFFYAVRKGFRPGVYQTWEECKHQVDKFPSASFKKFASEQDAWAFVRSQSAAAASSSFERPKGCDYEVLPSRNVPDASMAVPLGSKRTYQDSHDDDDEGLSCPKRVKFTEVPQPKTAAASSDGFTYMGDAVVVYTDGCCTANGRKGARAGIGVYWGRDHPLNVADRLPGRQTNQRAELQAACKALEQARENNLKKVVLYTDSKFTINGVTSWVKTWKSNGWRLKGGGAIVNKDDFQKLDELNAKLEVVWMHIPGHAGYTGNEEADRLSREGAAKPLC, via the exons ATGTTGAGACTGCCTGGTTTATTTAATGTTGTACGCAGGGCTTTCTGTGACGCCGCAGAAGAGATGGGCAAGAAAGGAAACTTTTTCTACGCTGTGAGGAAAGGATTTAGACCAGGAGTATACCAAACATG GGAGGAATGTAAACATCAGGTGGATAAGTTTCCCTCTGCGAGTTTTAAGAAGTTCGCTTCTGAACAGGATGCTTGGGCCTTTGTGAGGAGCCagtcagcagcagcagcatcatcATCTTTTGAGAGACCAAAGG GATGTGACTATGAGGTCCTGCCTTCTAGAAATGTGCCTGATGCCTCAATGGCTGTTCCCCTTGGAAGTAAAAGGACATATCAGGATTcgcatgatgatgatgatgagggacTGTCCTGTCCAAAACGAGTGAAATTCACTGAGGTCCCACAGCCAAAGACAGCTGCAGCCAGTAGTGATGGATTTACATATATGG GTGATGCTGTAGTAGTATACACTGATGGCTGCTGCACAGCCAATGGGAGAAAAGGAGCGCGGGCAGGAATTGGTGTATATTGGGGTCGTGATCATCCACT TAATGTGGCTGATAGGCTTCCAGGAAGACAGACCAATCAAAGAGCAGAACTGCAG GCTGCTTGCAAGGCACTTGAGCAAGCcagagaaaataatttaaaaaaggttGTGCTATACACGGACAGCAAGTTCACCATTAATG GCGTTACAAGTTGGGTTAAGACTTGGAAGTCTAATGGCTGGAGGCTTAAAGGTGGTGGGGCCATAGTCAACAAGGACGACTTCCAAAAGCTGGATGAATTAAATGCAAAACTTGAGGTCGTATGG ATGCACATTCCAGGTCATGCTGGCTATACAGGCAAtgaggaagcagacagactgtcCAGGGAGGGAGCAGCAAAGCCCCTGTGTTAG
- the rnaseh1 gene encoding ribonuclease H1 isoform X7, with amino-acid sequence MLRLPGLFNVVRRAFCDAAEEMGKKGNFFYAVRKGFRPGVYQTWEECKHQVDKFPSASFKKFASEQDAWAFVRSQSAAAASSSFERPKGNLKGCDYEVLPSRNVPDASMAVPLGSKRTYQDSHDDDDEGLSCPKRVKFTEVPQPKTAAASSDGFTYMGDAVVVYTDGCCTANGRKGARAGIGVYWGRDHPLNVADRLPGRQTNQRAELQAACKALEQARENNLKKVVLYTDSKFTINGVTSWVKTWKSNGWRLKGGGAIVNKDDFQKLDELNAKLEVVWMHIPGHAGYTGNEEADRLSREGAAKPLLF; translated from the exons ATGTTGAGACTGCCTGGTTTATTTAATGTTGTACGCAGGGCTTTCTGTGACGCCGCAGAAGAGATGGGCAAGAAAGGAAACTTTTTCTACGCTGTGAGGAAAGGATTTAGACCAGGAGTATACCAAACATG GGAGGAATGTAAACATCAGGTGGATAAGTTTCCCTCTGCGAGTTTTAAGAAGTTCGCTTCTGAACAGGATGCTTGGGCCTTTGTGAGGAGCCagtcagcagcagcagcatcatcATCTTTTGAGAGACCAAAGGGTAATTTAAAAG GATGTGACTATGAGGTCCTGCCTTCTAGAAATGTGCCTGATGCCTCAATGGCTGTTCCCCTTGGAAGTAAAAGGACATATCAGGATTcgcatgatgatgatgatgagggacTGTCCTGTCCAAAACGAGTGAAATTCACTGAGGTCCCACAGCCAAAGACAGCTGCAGCCAGTAGTGATGGATTTACATATATGG GTGATGCTGTAGTAGTATACACTGATGGCTGCTGCACAGCCAATGGGAGAAAAGGAGCGCGGGCAGGAATTGGTGTATATTGGGGTCGTGATCATCCACT TAATGTGGCTGATAGGCTTCCAGGAAGACAGACCAATCAAAGAGCAGAACTGCAG GCTGCTTGCAAGGCACTTGAGCAAGCcagagaaaataatttaaaaaaggttGTGCTATACACGGACAGCAAGTTCACCATTAATG GCGTTACAAGTTGGGTTAAGACTTGGAAGTCTAATGGCTGGAGGCTTAAAGGTGGTGGGGCCATAGTCAACAAGGACGACTTCCAAAAGCTGGATGAATTAAATGCAAAACTTGAGGTCGTATGG ATGCACATTCCAGGTCATGCTGGCTATACAGGCAAtgaggaagcagacagactgtcCAGGGAGGGAGCAGCAAAGCCCCTGT TGTTCTAA
- the rnaseh1 gene encoding ribonuclease H1 isoform X6 — MLRLPGLFNVVRRAFCDAAEEMGKKGNFFYAVRKGFRPGVYQTWEECKHQVDKFPSASFKKFASEQDAWAFVRSQSAAAASSSFERPKGNLKGCDYEVLPSRNVPDASMAVPLGSKRTYQDSHDDDDEGLSCPKRVKFTEVPQPKTAAASSDGFTYMGDAVVVYTDGCCTANGRKGARAGIGVYWGRDHPLNVADRLPGRQTNQRAELQAACKALEQARENNLKKVVLYTDSKFTINGVTSWVKTWKSNGWRLKGGGAIVNKDDFQKLDELNAKLEVVWMHIPGHAGYTGNEEADRLSREGAAKPLCQYHSTWLRHPPGGLLFARARPARREGLDKVSYN; from the exons ATGTTGAGACTGCCTGGTTTATTTAATGTTGTACGCAGGGCTTTCTGTGACGCCGCAGAAGAGATGGGCAAGAAAGGAAACTTTTTCTACGCTGTGAGGAAAGGATTTAGACCAGGAGTATACCAAACATG GGAGGAATGTAAACATCAGGTGGATAAGTTTCCCTCTGCGAGTTTTAAGAAGTTCGCTTCTGAACAGGATGCTTGGGCCTTTGTGAGGAGCCagtcagcagcagcagcatcatcATCTTTTGAGAGACCAAAGGGTAATTTAAAAG GATGTGACTATGAGGTCCTGCCTTCTAGAAATGTGCCTGATGCCTCAATGGCTGTTCCCCTTGGAAGTAAAAGGACATATCAGGATTcgcatgatgatgatgatgagggacTGTCCTGTCCAAAACGAGTGAAATTCACTGAGGTCCCACAGCCAAAGACAGCTGCAGCCAGTAGTGATGGATTTACATATATGG GTGATGCTGTAGTAGTATACACTGATGGCTGCTGCACAGCCAATGGGAGAAAAGGAGCGCGGGCAGGAATTGGTGTATATTGGGGTCGTGATCATCCACT TAATGTGGCTGATAGGCTTCCAGGAAGACAGACCAATCAAAGAGCAGAACTGCAG GCTGCTTGCAAGGCACTTGAGCAAGCcagagaaaataatttaaaaaaggttGTGCTATACACGGACAGCAAGTTCACCATTAATG GCGTTACAAGTTGGGTTAAGACTTGGAAGTCTAATGGCTGGAGGCTTAAAGGTGGTGGGGCCATAGTCAACAAGGACGACTTCCAAAAGCTGGATGAATTAAATGCAAAACTTGAGGTCGTATGG ATGCACATTCCAGGTCATGCTGGCTATACAGGCAAtgaggaagcagacagactgtcCAGGGAGGGAGCAGCAAAGCCCCTGT GCCAGTATCATTCTACATGGTTGAGACACCCACCTGGTGGTCTGCTGTTTGCAAGGGCAAGGCCTGCCCGCAGAGAGGGGCTTGACAAG
- the rnaseh1 gene encoding ribonuclease H1 isoform X5, translated as MGKKGNFFYAVRKGFRPGVYQTWEECKHQVDKFPSASFKKFASEQDAWAFVRSQSAAAASSSFERPKGNLKGCDYEVLPSRNVPDASMAVPLGSKRTYQDSHDDDDEGLSCPKRVKFTEVPQPKTAAASSDGFTYMGDAVVVYTDGCCTANGRKGARAGIGVYWGRDHPLNVADRLPGRQTNQRAELQAACKALEQARENNLKKVVLYTDSKFTINGVTSWVKTWKSNGWRLKGGGAIVNKDDFQKLDELNAKLEVVWMHIPGHAGYTGNEEADRLSREGAAKPLCQYHSTWLRHPPGGLLFARARPARREGLDKVSSSTAALCSFHSRSLSLHPPYLSDSTPA; from the exons ATGGGCAAGAAAGGAAACTTTTTCTACGCTGTGAGGAAAGGATTTAGACCAGGAGTATACCAAACATG GGAGGAATGTAAACATCAGGTGGATAAGTTTCCCTCTGCGAGTTTTAAGAAGTTCGCTTCTGAACAGGATGCTTGGGCCTTTGTGAGGAGCCagtcagcagcagcagcatcatcATCTTTTGAGAGACCAAAGGGTAATTTAAAAG GATGTGACTATGAGGTCCTGCCTTCTAGAAATGTGCCTGATGCCTCAATGGCTGTTCCCCTTGGAAGTAAAAGGACATATCAGGATTcgcatgatgatgatgatgagggacTGTCCTGTCCAAAACGAGTGAAATTCACTGAGGTCCCACAGCCAAAGACAGCTGCAGCCAGTAGTGATGGATTTACATATATGG GTGATGCTGTAGTAGTATACACTGATGGCTGCTGCACAGCCAATGGGAGAAAAGGAGCGCGGGCAGGAATTGGTGTATATTGGGGTCGTGATCATCCACT TAATGTGGCTGATAGGCTTCCAGGAAGACAGACCAATCAAAGAGCAGAACTGCAG GCTGCTTGCAAGGCACTTGAGCAAGCcagagaaaataatttaaaaaaggttGTGCTATACACGGACAGCAAGTTCACCATTAATG GCGTTACAAGTTGGGTTAAGACTTGGAAGTCTAATGGCTGGAGGCTTAAAGGTGGTGGGGCCATAGTCAACAAGGACGACTTCCAAAAGCTGGATGAATTAAATGCAAAACTTGAGGTCGTATGG ATGCACATTCCAGGTCATGCTGGCTATACAGGCAAtgaggaagcagacagactgtcCAGGGAGGGAGCAGCAAAGCCCCTGT GCCAGTATCATTCTACATGGTTGAGACACCCACCTGGTGGTCTGCTGTTTGCAAGGGCAAGGCCTGCCCGCAGAGAGGGGCTTGACAAGGTGAGCTCCAGCACTGCGGCACTCTGCAGCTTTCATTCTCGTT
- the rnaseh1 gene encoding ribonuclease H1 isoform X4, which translates to MLRLPGLFNVVRRAFCDAAEEMGKKGNFFYAVRKGFRPGVYQTWEECKHQVDKFPSASFKKFASEQDAWAFVRSQSAAAASSSFERPKGNLKGCDYEVLPSRNVPDASMAVPLGSKRTYQDSHDDDDEGLSCPKRVKFTEVPQPKTAAASSDGFTYMGDAVVVYTDGCCTANGRKGARAGIGVYWGRDHPLNVADRLPGRQTNQRAELQAACKALEQARENNLKKVVLYTDSKFTINGVTSWVKTWKSNGWRLKGGGAIVNKDDFQKLDELNAKLEVVWMHIPGHAGYTGNEEADRLSREGAAKPLCQYHSTWLRHPPGGLLFARARPARREGLDKSAVLSNASSALLQAAPSQTSALS; encoded by the exons ATGTTGAGACTGCCTGGTTTATTTAATGTTGTACGCAGGGCTTTCTGTGACGCCGCAGAAGAGATGGGCAAGAAAGGAAACTTTTTCTACGCTGTGAGGAAAGGATTTAGACCAGGAGTATACCAAACATG GGAGGAATGTAAACATCAGGTGGATAAGTTTCCCTCTGCGAGTTTTAAGAAGTTCGCTTCTGAACAGGATGCTTGGGCCTTTGTGAGGAGCCagtcagcagcagcagcatcatcATCTTTTGAGAGACCAAAGGGTAATTTAAAAG GATGTGACTATGAGGTCCTGCCTTCTAGAAATGTGCCTGATGCCTCAATGGCTGTTCCCCTTGGAAGTAAAAGGACATATCAGGATTcgcatgatgatgatgatgagggacTGTCCTGTCCAAAACGAGTGAAATTCACTGAGGTCCCACAGCCAAAGACAGCTGCAGCCAGTAGTGATGGATTTACATATATGG GTGATGCTGTAGTAGTATACACTGATGGCTGCTGCACAGCCAATGGGAGAAAAGGAGCGCGGGCAGGAATTGGTGTATATTGGGGTCGTGATCATCCACT TAATGTGGCTGATAGGCTTCCAGGAAGACAGACCAATCAAAGAGCAGAACTGCAG GCTGCTTGCAAGGCACTTGAGCAAGCcagagaaaataatttaaaaaaggttGTGCTATACACGGACAGCAAGTTCACCATTAATG GCGTTACAAGTTGGGTTAAGACTTGGAAGTCTAATGGCTGGAGGCTTAAAGGTGGTGGGGCCATAGTCAACAAGGACGACTTCCAAAAGCTGGATGAATTAAATGCAAAACTTGAGGTCGTATGG ATGCACATTCCAGGTCATGCTGGCTATACAGGCAAtgaggaagcagacagactgtcCAGGGAGGGAGCAGCAAAGCCCCTGT GCCAGTATCATTCTACATGGTTGAGACACCCACCTGGTGGTCTGCTGTTTGCAAGGGCAAGGCCTGCCCGCAGAGAGGGGCTTGACAAG
- the rnaseh1 gene encoding ribonuclease H1 isoform X2: MLRLPGLFNVVRRAFCDAAEEMGKKGNFFYAVRKGFRPGVYQTWEECKHQVDKFPSASFKKFASEQDAWAFVRSQSAAAASSSFERPKGCDYEVLPSRNVPDASMAVPLGSKRTYQDSHDDDDEGLSCPKRVKFTEVPQPKTAAASSDGFTYMGDAVVVYTDGCCTANGRKGARAGIGVYWGRDHPLNVADRLPGRQTNQRAELQAACKALEQARENNLKKVVLYTDSKFTINGVTSWVKTWKSNGWRLKGGGAIVNKDDFQKLDELNAKLEVVWMHIPGHAGYTGNEEADRLSREGAAKPLCQYHSTWLRHPPGGLLFARARPARREGLDKVSSSTAALCSFHSRSLSLHPPYLSDSTPA; this comes from the exons ATGTTGAGACTGCCTGGTTTATTTAATGTTGTACGCAGGGCTTTCTGTGACGCCGCAGAAGAGATGGGCAAGAAAGGAAACTTTTTCTACGCTGTGAGGAAAGGATTTAGACCAGGAGTATACCAAACATG GGAGGAATGTAAACATCAGGTGGATAAGTTTCCCTCTGCGAGTTTTAAGAAGTTCGCTTCTGAACAGGATGCTTGGGCCTTTGTGAGGAGCCagtcagcagcagcagcatcatcATCTTTTGAGAGACCAAAGG GATGTGACTATGAGGTCCTGCCTTCTAGAAATGTGCCTGATGCCTCAATGGCTGTTCCCCTTGGAAGTAAAAGGACATATCAGGATTcgcatgatgatgatgatgagggacTGTCCTGTCCAAAACGAGTGAAATTCACTGAGGTCCCACAGCCAAAGACAGCTGCAGCCAGTAGTGATGGATTTACATATATGG GTGATGCTGTAGTAGTATACACTGATGGCTGCTGCACAGCCAATGGGAGAAAAGGAGCGCGGGCAGGAATTGGTGTATATTGGGGTCGTGATCATCCACT TAATGTGGCTGATAGGCTTCCAGGAAGACAGACCAATCAAAGAGCAGAACTGCAG GCTGCTTGCAAGGCACTTGAGCAAGCcagagaaaataatttaaaaaaggttGTGCTATACACGGACAGCAAGTTCACCATTAATG GCGTTACAAGTTGGGTTAAGACTTGGAAGTCTAATGGCTGGAGGCTTAAAGGTGGTGGGGCCATAGTCAACAAGGACGACTTCCAAAAGCTGGATGAATTAAATGCAAAACTTGAGGTCGTATGG ATGCACATTCCAGGTCATGCTGGCTATACAGGCAAtgaggaagcagacagactgtcCAGGGAGGGAGCAGCAAAGCCCCTGT GCCAGTATCATTCTACATGGTTGAGACACCCACCTGGTGGTCTGCTGTTTGCAAGGGCAAGGCCTGCCCGCAGAGAGGGGCTTGACAAGGTGAGCTCCAGCACTGCGGCACTCTGCAGCTTTCATTCTCGTT